In Nostoc sp. CENA543, a single genomic region encodes these proteins:
- a CDS encoding cyanophycinase — MTTNENKRQLVIIGGAEDKDGDSQILREFVRRAGSTRANIVIMTAATELPRDVGENYIRVFERLGAEKVRIVDTETREDAASSTALEAIAKATGIFFTGGDQARITSILKDTELDRAIHQRYGEGIVIGGTSAGAAVMPDKMIVEGDSETNPRPEIVDMGPGLGFLPGVVIDQHFSERGRLGRLITALVREPAVLGFGIDENTAMVVTDNQIEIIGQGSVTVVDDSEATYNNLDEILRDEALAVCGAKLHILPHGFKFDLTTRKPILNNGVTADNAVPVGAGNA, encoded by the coding sequence ATGACTACTAATGAAAATAAACGCCAGTTGGTAATTATTGGGGGAGCAGAAGACAAAGATGGAGACTCCCAAATTTTGCGGGAGTTTGTGCGCCGTGCTGGTAGTACAAGAGCCAATATTGTCATTATGACCGCAGCGACAGAACTCCCCAGAGATGTGGGAGAAAATTACATCAGGGTTTTTGAGCGATTAGGCGCGGAAAAAGTGCGGATAGTAGATACAGAAACCCGTGAGGACGCAGCTTCATCCACGGCATTAGAAGCGATCGCCAAAGCTACAGGTATATTTTTTACAGGGGGAGATCAAGCGCGCATTACTAGTATTCTCAAAGACACCGAATTGGATAGAGCAATTCACCAACGCTATGGCGAAGGTATCGTAATTGGTGGTACGAGTGCAGGCGCGGCAGTCATGCCAGATAAAATGATTGTCGAAGGTGACTCAGAAACCAATCCTCGCCCGGAAATTGTCGATATGGGGCCAGGCTTAGGCTTCCTTCCTGGGGTAGTCATTGACCAACATTTTTCCGAACGCGGACGCTTAGGACGCTTAATCACAGCCTTAGTTCGAGAACCTGCTGTGTTGGGATTTGGCATTGATGAAAATACAGCTATGGTCGTAACTGATAACCAGATTGAAATCATCGGTCAAGGCTCAGTTACAGTTGTGGATGACTCAGAAGCCACATACAACAATTTAGATGAAATTTTACGCGATGAAGCACTAGCAGTTTGTGGTGCAAAACTGCACATCTTACCCCACGGGTTTAAATTTGACTTAACAACCCGCAAACCCATCCTCAATAATGGTGTAACCGCAGATAATGCCGTACCCGTTGGCGCAGGTAATGCCTAA
- a CDS encoding MoxR family ATPase, giving the protein MRDKIDALTQNLNRTIVGKSEAIRLVLVALLAGGHALLEDVPGVGKTLLAKSLARSLDGKFQRLQCTPDLLPTDITGTNIWNPKNGEFSFLPGPVFANVLLADEINRATPRTQSALLEVMEEHQVTIDGVSRTVPEPFFVIATQNPVEYQGTFPLPEAQMDRFMLSLSLGYPSADEELEMLQNLQKGIKVDDLQSCMSLAEIAQLREACSQVKVETSLQQYILELVRTTRQDEEITLGVSPRGTVALQKASQALAFLLGRDYAIPDDVKMLAPHVLCHRLIPRGGRNSRSVVERLLRSLPIP; this is encoded by the coding sequence ATGAGAGACAAAATTGACGCTCTAACCCAAAACCTTAATCGTACCATCGTTGGTAAAAGCGAAGCTATCCGCCTAGTTTTAGTAGCATTATTAGCTGGTGGTCATGCTTTGTTAGAAGATGTTCCGGGAGTCGGTAAAACTCTCCTGGCTAAATCTCTGGCGCGTTCACTCGATGGTAAATTTCAACGTTTGCAATGTACCCCCGATTTACTACCGACGGATATCACAGGTACTAATATCTGGAATCCTAAAAACGGTGAATTTAGTTTTCTGCCTGGCCCGGTGTTTGCTAATGTCTTGTTAGCTGATGAAATTAATCGTGCTACACCCCGCACGCAGTCAGCTTTGTTGGAAGTTATGGAAGAACATCAAGTGACGATAGATGGAGTCTCCCGTACTGTCCCTGAACCTTTTTTTGTGATTGCAACTCAAAACCCTGTGGAATATCAAGGGACTTTCCCGCTTCCAGAAGCCCAAATGGATCGATTTATGTTGTCTTTGAGTTTGGGTTATCCTTCTGCGGATGAAGAATTGGAAATGCTGCAAAATCTCCAAAAGGGTATTAAGGTAGATGACTTACAGTCTTGTATGAGTTTGGCAGAGATTGCCCAACTACGGGAAGCTTGCTCTCAGGTCAAAGTAGAAACTTCCCTGCAACAATATATTTTGGAACTAGTGCGGACAACTCGCCAAGATGAGGAAATTACCCTTGGTGTCAGTCCACGGGGAACGGTAGCGTTACAAAAAGCCAGCCAAGCCTTAGCTTTTTTGTTGGGGCGTGATTACGCTATTCCTGATGATGTAAAAATGCTTGCGCCTCATGTGCTGTGTCATCGACTGATTCCCAGGGGAGGACGTAATTCTCGCAGTGTCGTTGAGCGATTATTGCGATCGCTCCCTATTCCCTAG
- the pheS gene encoding phenylalanine--tRNA ligase subunit alpha, whose protein sequence is MTSNLEAQLLALRQEGEQAIAAADTLERLEELRVNYLGKKGQLGALLRSMGQMSAEERPKIGAIANTVKEALQASLDQQKSALENAQIQAQLEAETLDVTMPGIYRPQGRIHPLNGIIDRAFDIFVGMGYTVAQGPEMETDYYNFEALNTPPDHPARDMQDTFYLPDGNLLRTHTSSVQIRYMEKEEPPIRVVAPGRVYRRDNVDATHSAVFHQIELLAIDEGLTFTDLKGTIKVFLNAMFGDLPIRFRASYFPFTEPSAEVDLQWNGRWLEVMGCGMVDPNVMKSVGYDPEIYTGFAAGFGVERFAMVLHQIDDIRRLYASDLRFLRQF, encoded by the coding sequence ATGACTAGCAACTTAGAAGCTCAACTTTTAGCATTGCGGCAAGAAGGAGAACAGGCGATCGCCGCCGCCGATACCCTCGAACGTCTGGAGGAACTCAGAGTTAACTATCTGGGGAAAAAAGGTCAATTGGGGGCTTTGTTGCGTAGCATGGGGCAAATGAGTGCGGAGGAGAGACCAAAAATTGGTGCGATCGCCAATACGGTCAAGGAAGCACTACAAGCTAGTTTAGACCAGCAAAAATCTGCCTTAGAAAATGCCCAAATTCAAGCACAATTAGAGGCAGAAACGCTAGATGTCACAATGCCGGGCATTTATCGCCCCCAAGGTCGCATTCATCCTTTAAATGGCATTATTGACCGGGCTTTTGATATTTTTGTGGGTATGGGCTACACGGTGGCGCAAGGGCCGGAAATGGAGACAGATTACTACAATTTTGAGGCTCTCAACACTCCACCCGACCACCCAGCCCGTGATATGCAGGATACTTTCTACCTGCCTGATGGGAATCTCCTGCGGACTCATACCTCATCGGTACAAATTCGCTACATGGAAAAGGAAGAACCGCCCATTCGGGTTGTAGCTCCAGGGCGAGTGTATCGGCGTGATAATGTTGATGCTACTCACTCAGCAGTTTTCCATCAAATCGAGTTGTTAGCCATTGATGAGGGACTAACATTTACTGACCTCAAAGGCACAATTAAAGTATTTTTAAATGCTATGTTTGGCGACTTGCCGATTCGCTTCCGTGCCAGTTATTTCCCCTTCACTGAACCCTCGGCTGAGGTAGATTTACAGTGGAATGGTCGCTGGTTAGAAGTTATGGGTTGCGGCATGGTAGATCCGAATGTGATGAAATCTGTAGGTTATGACCCAGAAATTTACACCGGGTTTGCGGCGGGTTTTGGTGTAGAACGCTTTGCAATGGTGTTACACCAAATCGACGATATCCGTCGTTTGTATGCCAGCGATTTGCGCTTTTTACGGCAGTTTTGA
- a CDS encoding MBL fold metallo-hydrolase — translation MSRIENQFTVQFWGVRGSIPCPGPHTVRYGGNTPCVEMQVGGKRLVFDGGTGLHVLGQSLLRQMPIEAHLFFTHSHWDHMQGFPFFVPGFVKGNNFHIYGAIAPDGSTVELRLNDQMLHPNFPVPLQIMQANLEFHDVHPGKPIQINDITVETAPLNHPGEAVGYRVNWCGGSAVYITDTEHFPDKLDENVLWLARNADILIYDSTYTDDEYYSPKSPKIGWGHSTWQEAVKVAKAANVKTLVIFHHDPAHDDDFLDHVGAQAFAQFPGAIMAREGMVLQIPVSVPLSESVS, via the coding sequence ATGTCAAGGATAGAGAACCAATTTACTGTACAATTTTGGGGCGTTCGTGGGAGCATCCCCTGTCCAGGGCCACATACAGTCCGCTATGGTGGCAATACCCCTTGTGTTGAAATGCAAGTGGGTGGTAAACGCTTAGTTTTCGATGGCGGCACAGGGCTGCACGTTTTGGGGCAATCTTTACTGCGCCAAATGCCAATAGAAGCTCATTTATTTTTTACTCACTCACACTGGGATCATATGCAGGGTTTTCCCTTCTTTGTTCCTGGATTTGTGAAAGGAAATAATTTTCATATTTACGGGGCGATCGCGCCTGATGGTTCTACAGTAGAACTACGTCTTAACGACCAGATGCTGCACCCGAATTTTCCTGTGCCTTTGCAAATCATGCAGGCTAATTTGGAATTTCATGATGTTCATCCAGGAAAACCCATACAGATTAATGATATTACCGTAGAAACAGCCCCACTTAATCACCCTGGGGAAGCGGTGGGATATCGAGTTAACTGGTGTGGTGGATCTGCTGTTTACATTACCGACACAGAACATTTTCCCGATAAATTAGATGAAAATGTGTTGTGGTTAGCCCGGAATGCAGATATTCTGATTTATGATTCCACCTACACCGATGACGAATACTATTCTCCTAAATCACCGAAAATCGGTTGGGGACATTCTACTTGGCAAGAAGCCGTCAAAGTGGCTAAGGCTGCCAATGTGAAAACCCTCGTGATTTTTCACCATGACCCAGCCCATGATGATGATTTCTTAGATCATGTAGGGGCGCAAGCCTTTGCCCAATTTCCAGGGGCAATTATGGCAAGAGAAGGAATGGTGCTGCAAATTCCCGTCTCAGTTCCCCTATCAGAATCCGTTTCGTAG
- a CDS encoding PAM68 family protein, whose translation MPAEESESTRLPFEPKTKRQKPAKAKNTPPIKSQEPEKQEKQQPPFTKEEMAIPQVVSQRMIRRVAAFCGIPTALGISALVVSYLLATYSDIKLAPIAVLLVNMGLFGLGVLGITYGVLSASWDEDRVGGLLGFSEFRTNWGRMADVWRETRQKKA comes from the coding sequence ATGCCTGCTGAAGAATCAGAAAGCACTCGTCTACCATTTGAACCAAAAACCAAACGCCAAAAACCTGCAAAAGCGAAAAATACCCCACCAATCAAGTCTCAAGAACCTGAAAAACAGGAGAAACAACAGCCACCCTTCACAAAAGAAGAAATGGCGATTCCCCAGGTGGTGAGTCAGCGCATGATCAGGCGAGTAGCAGCATTTTGCGGCATTCCCACAGCGTTGGGTATTTCCGCCTTAGTAGTCAGTTATTTGTTAGCTACCTACTCCGATATCAAATTAGCTCCCATCGCTGTATTACTAGTGAATATGGGACTTTTTGGTCTAGGTGTGTTGGGAATTACCTACGGCGTTCTTTCTGCCTCATGGGACGAAGATAGAGTGGGCGGTCTACTAGGTTTTAGTGAATTTAGAACCAATTGGGGACGCATGGCAGACGTTTGGCGCGAAACTCGGCAGAAAAAAGCATAA
- a CDS encoding bifunctional riboflavin kinase/FAD synthetase, protein MPNLSQNGCSVWVATATDKLLTPTAVALGKFDGVHLGHQRVIQPILMGGQKLASPPLPSVDPQATPQEQIYSTVVTFRPHPQEFFTGQTRTWLTPLDEKVEQLRSLGVQQLVLLPFDGELAALSPEEFVERVIVQRLRCQRISVGQDFCFGKNRRGTAQDLQAIAAKYNIPVTIVTLQTSTLPAEDNNSCSSLNFSENAPISTSLIRKSLASGDIKNASRCLGRLYTLIGTVVEGEQLGRTIGFPTANLELPGDKFIPCKGVYAVRAQILSDTSTANTASEILGVMNIGNRPTVNGTYSSVEVHLLDWSGDLYGKKLTVQLVEFLRSEQKFPSLEALKNQIQQDCAIAKKLLLQKNTDNAV, encoded by the coding sequence GTGCCAAATCTGTCTCAAAATGGGTGTTCTGTGTGGGTTGCTACTGCAACTGATAAACTACTAACGCCAACGGCTGTTGCCTTGGGCAAATTTGATGGCGTGCATCTTGGCCATCAAAGAGTTATTCAACCAATTTTAATGGGAGGACAGAAACTCGCCTCGCCACCACTCCCATCAGTAGACCCCCAAGCAACACCACAAGAACAGATATATTCTACAGTTGTAACTTTTCGTCCTCATCCCCAAGAGTTTTTTACGGGACAAACTCGGACTTGGCTAACACCTTTAGATGAAAAAGTAGAGCAATTGCGATCGCTTGGGGTACAGCAGCTTGTACTATTACCGTTTGATGGGGAGTTAGCCGCTTTATCTCCTGAAGAGTTTGTGGAAAGGGTGATTGTGCAGAGACTACGCTGTCAGCGTATTAGTGTGGGACAAGACTTTTGTTTTGGTAAAAATCGCCGAGGAACGGCTCAAGATTTACAAGCGATCGCCGCTAAGTACAATATACCTGTAACTATAGTTACTCTCCAAACTTCTACTCTCCCCGCCGAAGACAACAATAGTTGTAGCAGTTTGAATTTCAGCGAAAATGCCCCCATCAGCACTTCACTTATCCGTAAATCTTTAGCCAGTGGGGATATTAAAAACGCTAGTCGATGTCTGGGACGGCTTTATACTCTGATTGGTACTGTGGTCGAAGGTGAACAACTAGGCAGAACTATCGGCTTTCCCACCGCTAATTTAGAGTTACCAGGTGATAAATTTATTCCCTGTAAGGGAGTTTATGCCGTGCGGGCGCAGATTTTGAGTGATACATCCACAGCGAATACAGCAAGTGAAATTTTAGGAGTGATGAATATTGGTAATCGTCCCACCGTCAACGGGACTTATTCTTCCGTGGAAGTACATTTGCTGGATTGGAGTGGTGATTTATACGGAAAAAAACTTACCGTCCAGTTAGTAGAATTTTTACGTTCAGAGCAAAAATTCCCTTCACTAGAAGCCCTAAAAAATCAAATTCAACAAGATTGTGCGATCGCCAAAAAACTTTTACTACAAAAAAATACAGATAATGCCGTGTAA
- a CDS encoding class I SAM-dependent methyltransferase, giving the protein MVKSTYYDNIAHLYDQTRWLTESIAEEVVDFIIKLVNATSETSFLEPGIGTGLNVIPLVKRGYSVTGIDASQAMLEQLKQKLHTIPPNLQLIHADASQLPFADQSFDVVLTVHMIHTVLDWKVFLDEIERVLKPQGYYLNAQWITPPARMEFEGYFRKILAKYLEKSATNQVSQKTTAEINVEEYFNCKGYCSNYVIAREWVVNNTVQELLNCFKSRAYGICWAVSDEIFHQIMVEFEEFCLQNYGSLATELSSKAKFEIWAYKAS; this is encoded by the coding sequence ATGGTAAAGTCTACCTACTATGACAATATTGCTCACCTTTATGATCAAACACGTTGGCTAACAGAATCTATAGCTGAGGAAGTGGTAGATTTTATTATTAAATTAGTCAACGCAACATCAGAGACCTCTTTTTTAGAACCTGGTATTGGTACAGGATTGAATGTTATTCCTTTGGTCAAACGTGGCTATTCTGTCACTGGGATTGATGCTTCTCAAGCCATGCTTGAGCAACTAAAGCAAAAACTACACACAATTCCGCCAAATCTCCAGTTAATTCATGCAGATGCTTCTCAACTTCCTTTTGCAGATCAGAGTTTTGATGTTGTGTTAACCGTTCATATGATTCACACCGTTTTAGACTGGAAAGTCTTCTTGGATGAAATTGAACGTGTCTTGAAACCACAAGGTTATTATCTCAATGCTCAATGGATTACTCCACCAGCCCGTATGGAATTTGAAGGTTATTTCCGAAAAATTTTAGCTAAATATCTAGAGAAATCAGCAACAAATCAAGTCAGTCAGAAAACAACCGCAGAAATCAACGTAGAAGAATATTTTAATTGCAAAGGATATTGTTCAAACTATGTAATTGCAAGGGAGTGGGTGGTAAACAACACAGTTCAAGAACTCCTCAATTGTTTCAAATCACGGGCATATGGTATATGTTGGGCGGTATCTGATGAAATATTTCATCAAATAATGGTGGAGTTTGAAGAGTTTTGTCTGCAAAATTATGGTTCGTTAGCAACTGAGTTATCGTCTAAAGCCAAGTTTGAGATTTGGGCTTATAAAGCAAGCTAA
- the surE gene encoding 5'/3'-nucleotidase SurE: MKLLISNDDGISALGIRTLANCLAEAGHDVTVVCPDRERSATGHGLTLHQPIRAEIVESIFHPSIKAWACDGTPSDCVKLALWALLDSPPDLVLSGINQGANLGTEILYSGTVSAAMEGMIEGIPSIAMSLTSHTYKNFQPAAHFAKILVEQLSIKPIPDLMLLNVNVPPVNWEEIAGVQFTRQGVRRYVDVFDKRTDPRGKTYYWLTGEVLEDVEPPAGLNLPQNVPIDVHVIRDNYISITPLQYNLTYANGIDKLSQWEFKFS, from the coding sequence ATGAAACTACTAATTAGCAATGATGACGGTATTTCGGCTTTGGGGATTCGTACCCTGGCGAACTGTTTAGCGGAAGCAGGCCATGATGTGACGGTGGTTTGTCCTGATCGGGAGCGATCGGCTACTGGTCACGGACTAACTCTACACCAACCAATCCGCGCTGAAATTGTCGAGTCAATTTTTCATCCCAGTATCAAAGCCTGGGCTTGTGACGGTACACCTTCAGATTGCGTCAAACTGGCACTGTGGGCATTATTAGATTCTCCGCCTGATTTAGTCCTTTCGGGTATCAATCAAGGTGCAAATTTAGGTACAGAAATTCTCTACTCTGGTACTGTATCGGCAGCGATGGAAGGCATGATTGAAGGTATTCCTAGCATCGCTATGAGCTTAACTAGTCACACCTATAAAAACTTTCAACCTGCGGCGCACTTTGCCAAAATCTTGGTAGAGCAACTGAGTATTAAACCCATCCCAGATTTAATGTTGCTTAATGTCAATGTCCCGCCTGTCAACTGGGAAGAAATTGCTGGCGTTCAATTCACCCGTCAGGGAGTGCGTAGGTATGTAGATGTTTTTGACAAACGCACAGACCCCCGTGGTAAAACTTATTACTGGTTAACTGGAGAAGTTTTAGAAGACGTAGAACCACCAGCCGGCTTAAATCTCCCCCAAAATGTCCCTATAGATGTTCACGTCATCCGTGATAACTACATCAGCATTACACCCTTACAATACAACCTTACCTACGCTAATGGAATAGATAAGTTATCTCAGTGGGAGTTTAAGTTTTCTTAA
- a CDS encoding cyanophycin synthetase encodes MIQEKSTDIARVNARKTDVFDIFNFRYYVGSNPYLDVGAIVFNLAVVADKQPLPIEDYIAVVSDRYPQLGKQTYESYAHLFAATVLEVGKLDMDLYPNRWSVKPNSRGFHIAVQSLHERTTTSVIYLVWDWLEAITQGEEFFLDEQIFNLQDRFRQSAYGGPTVYALLRTAHEKGIPSFYLREEGLMQYGWGKKQIRGVGTTFNCDSHLDSEFTTHKDDCKAFLHNLGFPVPQGDIVFSFREAKQIAKEIGYPVAVKPVVGHKGIGVTPDVKDVDELEAAYDRALEAIPEGETIRIIVEKSISGKDFRLLCVNGKFVAATERRPAFVVGDGYSTIAELIRQENRKPARLDTPTSPMSKIRIDEEMEFYLDLQGLSLNSILDKEETIYLRRVANLSAGGLSINATNTIHDDNIILTQDIAQYFQLTCLGIDVIAENLSDSWKDGKFSILEINAAPGIFMHYNPAEGESVDVPAHILATFFNSGLDARIPTITFNKIQIEELQATIDHILSQHPDWTIGSVCRGGVFIQRSPKVLHPEYNHNVQTLLRHPKLDLLIAEYPEEILEAEGMFYYGSNLVVLDNPSETEMMLMRDILDASTVVIKKQNDISIRRKGLIEDYSLGENESFAQVYLKEISPIL; translated from the coding sequence ATGATTCAGGAAAAAAGCACCGATATAGCCCGTGTTAATGCTAGGAAAACAGATGTATTTGATATTTTCAATTTTCGCTATTATGTAGGGTCTAACCCTTATTTAGATGTCGGGGCAATAGTGTTTAATTTAGCGGTGGTAGCAGATAAACAGCCCCTACCAATAGAAGATTATATTGCGGTTGTGAGCGATCGCTATCCCCAATTAGGCAAACAAACCTACGAATCCTACGCCCATCTGTTTGCAGCTACAGTCTTAGAAGTAGGCAAACTAGATATGGATTTGTACCCGAATCGTTGGAGTGTGAAACCCAATTCCAGAGGATTCCACATAGCTGTACAATCACTGCACGAACGCACCACAACATCAGTCATTTACCTAGTTTGGGATTGGTTAGAAGCCATTACCCAAGGGGAAGAGTTCTTCCTAGATGAACAAATCTTTAACCTCCAAGACAGATTTCGCCAATCTGCTTACGGTGGCCCTACAGTTTACGCCCTACTGCGAACCGCCCACGAAAAAGGTATTCCCTCATTCTATTTACGGGAAGAAGGCCTGATGCAGTATGGCTGGGGTAAAAAACAAATCCGGGGTGTAGGTACAACTTTTAACTGTGACAGTCATTTAGATTCGGAATTTACTACCCATAAGGATGATTGCAAAGCCTTTCTACACAATTTAGGCTTTCCCGTTCCCCAAGGAGATATTGTTTTTTCCTTCAGAGAAGCTAAACAAATAGCAAAAGAAATTGGCTACCCAGTAGCGGTGAAACCTGTTGTGGGTCATAAAGGTATTGGTGTTACCCCAGATGTGAAAGATGTAGATGAACTAGAAGCAGCTTATGACCGGGCTTTAGAAGCGATTCCTGAAGGGGAAACCATCAGAATCATTGTGGAGAAAAGCATCTCTGGTAAGGATTTTCGGTTGTTGTGTGTGAATGGTAAATTTGTCGCTGCGACTGAACGCCGTCCTGCTTTTGTAGTCGGTGATGGTTACTCAACAATTGCAGAATTAATCCGTCAAGAAAACCGTAAACCAGCACGTTTAGATACTCCCACTTCACCAATGAGTAAAATTCGCATCGATGAGGAAATGGAGTTTTATTTAGACTTGCAAGGGTTGTCATTAAACAGCATTCTGGACAAAGAAGAAACTATCTACCTGCGGAGAGTTGCTAATCTTTCGGCTGGAGGTTTAAGTATTAATGCCACCAACACCATTCATGATGACAACATTATTTTGACGCAAGACATCGCTCAATACTTTCAACTCACCTGTTTAGGTATTGATGTGATTGCCGAAAACCTGTCAGATTCTTGGAAAGATGGTAAATTTTCCATTTTAGAAATCAACGCCGCACCAGGAATTTTCATGCACTATAATCCGGCTGAGGGTGAGAGTGTTGATGTTCCTGCACATATTCTGGCAACATTTTTTAACTCAGGTTTAGATGCCAGAATCCCAACTATTACCTTTAATAAAATTCAGATAGAGGAACTACAAGCGACAATTGATCACATTTTGTCACAACACCCAGACTGGACAATCGGATCTGTATGTCGAGGGGGCGTATTTATTCAGCGATCGCCAAAGGTATTACACCCAGAATATAATCACAATGTCCAAACTTTACTCCGCCATCCCAAACTAGATTTACTCATTGCTGAGTATCCAGAAGAAATTCTAGAAGCGGAAGGAATGTTTTACTACGGTAGTAATTTAGTGGTGCTAGATAACCCTAGCGAAACCGAAATGATGTTGATGCGAGATATATTAGATGCCTCTACCGTAGTTATTAAGAAACAAAACGATATTTCCATTCGACGCAAAGGCTTAATTGAGGATTATTCTTTAGGAGAGAATGAATCTTTTGCTCAAGTTTATCTAAAAGAAATCAGCCCAATTTTGTAA
- a CDS encoding alpha-amylase family glycosyl hydrolase produces the protein MSNLIEFKLFAPYNQKAILMGDFFHDPKIPMKKSEDGYFRAAIELADGIYHYKFRVQTRSPNFTQNEWIDIIDPYATDVDEQRQNGIVRIQNGQRIVDDYIWQNDHLPLPKNRELVIYEMHVADFNGVDNKHGQYLGVIAKLDYLCDLGINAIELMPVNEYPGDYSWGYKVRHFFATESSYGSTSELKQLIDACHSRGIRVFMDGIYNHTDEECPLMLIDRNYWYYEHQHYPEDPDNYWGPEFNYNNYDEKLDIKPAWQYIGDVVRFWVQEYHIDGIRYDAVRQLANFEFLDWLAQQARQAAGSKPFYNIAEHIPDTNTVVKPDGPLDACWHESFRYFMIPHITGEKFDLEELKQILEPQQQGYATATNVINYLATHDRQRLLRELGERDIFDTTAFDLAKLAAAILMTAVGIPMLWMGEEFGEYHRKSKSVTQPQKITWSLLASDRNHDLWAYYQQLITLRKQTPALQSDNIEFFHENPTDKVLAYTRWHNQGDRIVVVANFSPQPLTNYQISHFPDGKSWRDCVTNAKVSVEDHSLVTDLPKYGAKILISQ, from the coding sequence ATGTCCAACCTAATTGAGTTTAAGTTATTTGCCCCCTATAATCAAAAAGCAATTTTGATGGGGGATTTTTTTCATGACCCAAAAATCCCGATGAAAAAAAGTGAGGATGGTTATTTTCGGGCTGCAATAGAATTAGCTGACGGTATTTATCATTATAAATTTCGTGTGCAAACTCGTAGCCCTAACTTTACGCAAAATGAATGGATAGATATTATCGACCCCTATGCCACTGATGTTGATGAACAACGTCAAAATGGTATAGTCAGGATTCAAAATGGGCAACGGATTGTGGATGATTACATCTGGCAAAATGATCATCTACCATTACCTAAAAATCGGGAATTAGTCATTTATGAAATGCACGTTGCCGACTTTAATGGCGTAGACAACAAACATGGTCAATATTTAGGTGTAATTGCAAAATTAGATTATCTTTGTGATTTAGGCATTAACGCCATTGAATTAATGCCAGTAAATGAGTATCCCGGTGATTATAGCTGGGGTTATAAAGTGCGCCACTTCTTTGCTACAGAATCTAGTTATGGTTCAACATCAGAATTAAAGCAATTAATTGATGCGTGCCATAGCAGAGGCATTCGCGTTTTCATGGATGGAATTTATAACCATACAGATGAAGAGTGTCCGTTAATGTTAATTGATCGGAATTACTGGTACTACGAACATCAGCATTATCCTGAAGACCCTGATAATTACTGGGGGCCAGAGTTTAATTACAACAATTATGATGAAAAATTAGATATTAAACCTGCATGGCAATATATCGGTGATGTCGTGCGGTTTTGGGTGCAAGAGTATCACATTGATGGCATTCGTTATGATGCAGTCCGCCAACTAGCTAACTTTGAGTTTTTAGACTGGCTAGCGCAACAAGCTAGGCAGGCTGCTGGTTCTAAGCCTTTTTACAATATTGCAGAACACATCCCCGACACCAACACAGTAGTTAAACCAGATGGGCCATTAGACGCTTGTTGGCATGAAAGTTTTCGCTACTTTATGATTCCTCACATTACTGGGGAAAAATTTGACTTAGAGGAACTAAAGCAAATTTTAGAACCCCAACAGCAGGGTTACGCCACAGCCACAAATGTCATTAATTATTTAGCAACCCACGATCGCCAACGTCTGCTGCGAGAATTAGGAGAGCGGGATATTTTTGATACAACCGCCTTTGATCTAGCCAAGTTAGCCGCCGCCATCCTCATGACAGCCGTAGGCATACCAATGTTATGGATGGGAGAAGAGTTTGGAGAATACCACCGCAAAAGCAAAAGTGTAACTCAACCGCAAAAAATCACCTGGTCTTTATTAGCCAGCGATCGCAATCATGATTTATGGGCGTATTATCAACAATTAATTACTCTGCGAAAACAAACACCAGCCCTGCAAAGTGACAATATAGAATTTTTTCACGAAAACCCGACAGATAAAGTTCTAGCCTACACTCGCTGGCACAACCAAGGCGATCGCATTGTAGTTGTAGCCAATTTTTCACCCCAGCCCTTAACTAATTATCAAATTTCTCATTTCCCTGATGGTAAGTCTTGGCGAGATTGTGTCACTAATGCCAAAGTAAGCGTTGAAGATCATAGTTTAGTTACTGACTTACCAAAATATGGGGCAAAAATACTGATTTCTCAGTAG
- the rpsO gene encoding 30S ribosomal protein S15, which translates to MALTQQRKQEIISSYQVHETDTGSADVQIAMLTARINRLSEHLQANKKDHSSRRGLLKLIGQRKRLLAYVQEDSREKYQALIGRLGIRG; encoded by the coding sequence ATGGCTCTGACGCAACAGCGCAAACAAGAAATTATCTCTAGCTACCAAGTCCACGAAACAGACACCGGTTCTGCTGATGTACAAATTGCGATGCTAACTGCGCGCATTAACCGCCTCAGCGAACATTTACAAGCAAATAAAAAAGACCACTCTTCCCGTCGCGGATTGTTAAAACTGATTGGTCAACGTAAGCGTTTGTTAGCATACGTCCAAGAAGATAGCCGGGAAAAATATCAAGCTTTGATTGGTCGCTTAGGTATTCGTGGATAG